A window of Sphingobacterium kitahiroshimense genomic DNA:
TTCACATAAGCGACCAAAGAAAAGAAGCAAAAGAACGCCGCTTGATTAGAACAGATATTTTATACTATTATAATCGGAACGTTACTTATTACTGAAATATTCCTGTGCAATTTCCGCTACTCCCACACTAAAATATCTACCGCCATTGGTAACAACATCAATAGCTTTTTTAAAATCGTCCGTATCGCTACCAATGAGCAAATAACCTGTAAAACCAATTTCCAAAAGAGGTTTTACGGCTTTTTCTGCATCAATATCATTATGTGCAATCAGGTTAATGGTTGGATATTGTGTTCTCAATTCTTGAAGCTGTGCCAGCACATTCTTATTGTAAAAATCAAGGTCAATAATACAAACGTTGGGGAGTGTTTTTAATGCTGATAATTGGGATAGTCCGTCTTCAATGTTTTCAGAGCGGAACGATACTTCAATTCCTGAAGCAGCGAGGTCGTTGCAGGTCAAATCCAAAATCGGGCTTTTATCATTGATAAAGGCGAGGGTAATTTTTTTTTGTGCTGTACCAGTTTCCATATCATTACTTTTTTGAGTTGATGTAGCCCTGCACAAAAAAAAGAAGCGCAGGCAACCACACTTACCGATACTGAGGCACTGGTACGCCTTAATCCCCGAATAAGCGAGCGCCCACGCCTATGACGTGAGCGTTCTTACTTATTGTCTTGGGGATACAAAAAATTACCAGTTTTCAGTACCAAGACCTAAAGCAAAAACACTTTAAGTATTGTTATATTTTACATAGCAAATATACTAAAGTCCTTCCGTTGAAACATAGTCAGAACAAAATTAATTACAAGCAATGTCTGTCATTGGCTATATAGTTCTGTTCTAAGACGGTCAGAATATCACTTTCCTTATAGATTATCTTGCCCCCAATTTGTATAAACGGCAGGATATTATCGTCACGGTATTGCTGTAAAGTCCGTTTGCTGATATGGAGC
This region includes:
- a CDS encoding response regulator transcription factor, which translates into the protein METGTAQKKITLAFINDKSPILDLTCNDLAASGIEVSFRSENIEDGLSQLSALKTLPNVCIIDLDFYNKNVLAQLQELRTQYPTINLIAHNDIDAEKAVKPLLEIGFTGYLLIGSDTDDFKKAIDVVTNGGRYFSVGVAEIAQEYFSNK
- a CDS encoding helix-turn-helix domain-containing protein — its product is MDLLTNETEEIIAHQEMIMQLRNRIEEILKNYRPVMNGEIYLSGEDVCKLLHISKRTLQQYRDDNILPFIQIGGKIIYKESDILTVLEQNYIANDRHCL